The DNA region GGAGTTAAAACTGTATGTGTACAGAGTGCAAGTATgaacaaaatgtaaatgataATGGCCACAGAGTACATGTACTCATCCCAAaatcaaattattatttttttccttgagCTTTAATACTTTTGTGtgatttcagctcagtttttcaGCTGACAGCTGTGGGGAGGATCAGGGTAGGAGGGCAGAATTTTCTTTCAAGTTgggctaactccctacatgactCAATGAGGGGAGAATCTGAGAGTGGCtcgtttcagcacacattttctgaaaggtggagaaaggtgAGGATGGGGGTGGTGCCATGACCCCATGATCAACTGAGTTAAATaaattgtgctttttattttaaccattttctaaGTGATTTATTGGCTTTGCTAGTCACAGAGGTTGCGCTGGACTTTTTTTGATGTCcatcatttttaagtaaaaattcCGTCTTAACGTTTTACAATCCAACataatttttctttaatatctgtaatataatataattcaaTACGACTTCATTAGTAGAGGTCAATTTATGAAGCCGTCTTTCCCAACTaatattcaaagaaaaatctttcaggttatgcatttttttaatggaactgagagagagatgaacacagcagcacagtgtTTACTCCttgtcattttttacagtggaGCAACAATCCCTGTCTTCAAGCAAGCAACTATGAACTGTACCATTTAAGATATCACTTACAGTTCAAAGAATACCTTTAATGTAAAGATGATGTAGTTTGAGGAACATAGCTGATAATTTGTTAAAAGGCTGCAAGTTGTGTGCATTTTTGTCTGCTCGACAGGATTTCTTATCATTACCACACACTGAAGTATAATAATGAAACAAGAAAGGACAACTTGATGCGGCAATCACACACAATCCTCCACAAGTTGCACAGGCTCCATCTGCAAATGTGCATGGAACATtggactgatttaactcctataacaatggaaatataacagacttTATTTAGGTTAATCATCATTTATTAACTCCTATGTTGATAATAGTTCTGAAAAACTATTATAATGGACTGCATCTAGGTTAAGCGGTATGAATTAAGCTAGACTTCTGATCACTTACATTgcaatttaaaaagtattcgccccctttctgattcctgattttttgcacatttttgttttaagtgtgataaatgtggCACTGTAGCTAAAGTTTATTGTATGTGCTCATAAATACCCTACTACAGAGTGCTCACCAGCTGCTCTTGTCAGCATTTTTACTTTGCAGGATGCCGTCAGTCTTTTTGTGATAAGGTGAATattataaaaacagaacaatatTCCATAGAAATTACTGTGTAATTGCTCTTCCTTTGTGTGCCGATGATTCTTTACAGCGGCCACACATAGATGTgtggaaaataaatctaaagAAAAACTATTTCTACAATCTAAAATAAGAGCCACAGTTCATGAGACCATGTCTCCAGTATGTGCATTGTAATCGTCTCTAAACCCTCTGCATGCCGACCTGTATCCCTCAGTGAAGAACTTAGACACAacggacagccttcaaaatcctccatcatccttaaaaaaaaatctgtcagtgACAGACAAACCTCTGACTAGTCAggatttaaattttcatttcgTTCACTTTGAAATTAGTTGCTTGGTAGCAGCCCTATTCTGCATGACGATTACATATACAGATATGATATATCATCTCCACTAACAAACAAGGCACAGAAGCACAGTGACATGTTTTGGAGAGGATCCAAAACCGTGATGCAAGAGAAATTCTCAGCTGAATTGTTGTGGTGCACACGGAGTATGAAGGCATGTCagtagacctgctctaaaaatagaaatactCGTGTGTAAACTATTTTTGGACAGTGAAGGGGACAGATGTCTCTCTTTCAAGTACATTACAAGACTTGCGTGGCTTTTTGTGGAAAAGTGGGAACATATCCCTCATGCTGTGTTTTCGGGTTCCACTTCAGCCTGTctcacctgctgctgctgctgctgtttgaggGCTTGTTGTTGGTTCTGCGGTGCCGGTTTTTGTTGGTTAGCGTTCTGTTTGGCACGACGTTCTAGGAACTGCTTGGCAAAGTCCTTGGCCTCGGGAGTGTCCCCCAGATAGGCCCTGACGTAATCGTGCACCTCGTATGGAGAGTCCACTTCTTTCAGGAAGGATGCAAACGTTGGAACTGGCAGGAAGACAGATGGAGAAAATTTGTGAGTTTCCAGAAAAGCTCTGTCAATATTTGTGGGTGGCTTGCTTTTgcaaaaacttatttttaaagtcTCACCATCCAGATTGTTGGCTGTGTTGAGCGTGTGCAGGGTTTGCTCACACCATTGCATAAAGGTGTCCTGCTGGCTCTTACTGACCCCTTGAAACAACTTTAGCagcttctcttcctcctctaccTTCTTATTGGCTCGCCCACTCATAGAATTACTTTACGTGGAGGAATAAAGACAagaggaagacaaaagaaagtTCAAATCAGAGCATCCATCATAAcctttgaaacatttttaaaggtctTATAAACACCTTAAGTTGGCGTTGCCTTTGTTGTTCTTTTGCATGTTGCCTTTCCTGGATGGAGGAGGTTGCTGGACAGCTTCCTTCACAGCCTCGTCCCAGAAGCCCATGTTGGAGTTGTGGGTGTCGCCCCAAATACTGCTGGAGTCTGAGCCCCAGTTTGTGCAGGGGCTGGTGTTCACAGACCCCCACACAGAGTTACTCAGAGATGTCTGTGACAAGAACAGAAGGAAATATTGTTACAGAGAACTTGTTTAAAGGGCTGAAAgtcacagttttatttcattacCAACCCATCTGCCTAATACCTTTGTAATCCAACACTAATGGCCAACaaagccatttttgtcacttaccAAGGTGAAAATAGAGTGCTTTGTACttgtgctttaaaaatgtatgattgaagttattcaccttttttaacaaatgcaaattgaacattttaatcatgaAGATTAAGAAGACTACTGCTTCTTCCTTCTAAACAAGACTCCATGAGCAGGAACAAGACCTAATGATAGTGAAAAATTATGTAATTGTTTGACTATTTTTAGAGATGGGTGAAGTCATACTGCCTAGAGTCCTTAGACCTGATTTTAACAACTTCATGAAGGTTTCAAAGCTCTCCGGGGCAGCCAAGTTCTCAAATCCAAAAGAAATGACAGTGGGATTATACCATATTCTAATATCAACATTTGATTTCCAATTTAAATGGTGACAATCCACCCCCCTCTGAGCAAATCTTCTTAGCATTTCTTCATCTTTAAGCCAATAAAATGCAGAATCACGTACAGTTCTTGTTTGAGCGCGGATCTGTTGAGAGATGATGGGGTGTTGTGGTggttgctgctgctgatgatCCTTCCTCTGTTTCATCAGCTGGGCTTCTTCCCTTTGAATCTCCAGCAAAGATTTGGTAATAACTGGCTGTTTGGCCACATTACCCCAACCAGATAGCTTGGCCTGGGGCTGCTGTGCCTGCTGCAATGCCTGCTGCTGTTGTAGTTTCAGGAGTTCCTGCTGCTGACGTCGCTGCTGTGAGGGCAAGGAGAGAGTCATTACAGGAAATGTCAGCTGAAACTACTTTTAAATCAGAAGAGCTGCTAGAATATTGCAGGTGGCATATCTGTCTTGAAAAAGATTTCCGGTGCTCCCTGTTCTTACCTCCTCCCGCGCCTGTCGTTCTCTCTCCTCTTCGAGTTTCTGGATCTCAGCCAGCGACAGAGCGTTCTGGTTCTGGTTTATGGCGTTGGCTGACTGCTGGCCCCACTTTGAGGAGGATGGAAGCTGAGAGCAAGAAGAAGTAGGTGTTTCGTCAGCTTTAAATACAGTCTGTGCTGTCTATTTTTACAGGCTAATGTTGTGCATCCTGACCTTCATCTGTgcgagctgctgctgctgctgctgttgttgaaGTCTCCTGagggcttcttgttgctgctgcctttgtctctgcagctcctgcTGTCTCTGGGCCTCCAGCTCTCTCctcttctgctcctcctcttGTTGTTGAGCCagggcagcagctgcagcagcagcagctgcctcctcctctgctcGCTTCTCCTCCTCACGCCTCCGCAATGCTTCAAGTTCCTCCTGCTTCCTGCGCTCTTCCTCCTAGATAAGTAGAGAACAACATAGTTCAGGGAGAGCTTTAAAGAAGTTGAGGtacaaaaaatgtttctgtcGGCTCACCTGTTTGCGAAGAAACTCCTCACGTTTCTTCCGCTCCTCTTCTTCCCTTCTCCTCTCTTCTAATCTGCGGAGAGCCTCTTCTTGtgccagtctctcctcctcttctttttgcctgCGCTGTGCCTCTTCAAGCTCTCTCTGTCGTCTTAATGCCTCCTCCTAAAGATTGAAGTATTTGATCAGTCTCAGCTTCAGAAGGGAAAAGTATCTCACTTAGTGACATCAGCTTGAAAACTTTAACGTGGTGAATGGATGTTTTTTCCAGACACTTTACCTGTTTTTGCCGTGCCAACTCCTCTTCTTCCAGGCGTTTGCGCTCCTCCTCCTGTCGAGCTCTTAAGGCCTCCTCTAGCcgtttcctctcctcttcctctcttttggCTCTCATTTCTGCCTCACGTCTCTCCAGCTCCAACTGTCAAACCATACAATAAAGAAACAATAGTGAGCAGATGAAGGAAACTATTTTTGTTCTCATATAATCTTTATGTGTAAAGAAATACTTCTTAACGTTTCTCATCATAGTCTTTAAAAttgcttttaaaatccaaaccACTTTAATGAATGTTGTTTTTCATCACACCACACTATTGAACTGGTGACAATTTGAGATAAATTTAGACTTCAAGAACTATTTTAATACAAAAGAAAAGTTGTTtacttttgcagcttttgacTTCTCAAACTGTTGCATCTGCTCGATAGTTGGAGCCTGAGCCATGGAGTCTATGGGTAAATCCCAAACACTGCTGCCATCCCACGctgtcaaacataaaacaaaaggaTGCATTACCCTGCTAAAGCATGACTAGACCATTTTTGCTCAGGTGCTCATGGGATTGAAGAGGAAAATCACACTGCAGAAAATTGAGGCAAAAAGAAACTTACTGCTTGGAGCAGACTGTTGGAGGTTTGGTGTGCAGGAGGCCTGAGAGGATGGGTTCTGCATTTCCCACACAGAACCAGAGTCCGGTACAGAGAGGGACCGGGTAACAGGAGGTAGAAGGCTCTCAGATGCTCtataaacacatgaaaaatattGAGATCCTGTTGTCTTTTTAAGTCTTGCAGGTTGAGATTTCTACGCATTACAGTACAGGTACAGATGCATTTAGAGGTGAGGTGATGATGTCATGCGTTGTCATTAGTACTGTGTGTTATTGACCTCATCTTGAGAGCCTGGTATTGCTGTAGTAGCAGGTTAATCTGCTGTtgatgctgctgttgctgctgtagaGGAGCAGAGTTCAGAGCTGCAGCTTTCTGCTGGGCCAGGGCCTGAGCATACTGCTGCCTGAACGGGGAAAGATGTTCACATTTTAGTTACGTGGTTGAATTACTTATCCTGCATGTTAAATGGTTATTTTTCAGTATGCATTATAATTTAGTGTAGCTTAATGTTTATCCCTACAATTTTCTAAAATGGGACGGAGCCTAAATGTTATTGTGAGGCAGGGGTTAAATCTTCCaattcctgcaaaaaaaaagatccagTGATGCGACTTAAAGTTGTGCATTTCCATTTACACTCATGGCCACTTCTTTAGGTATACCTGCTCAGCTGCTTtgtaacacaaatagctaatcagccattCACATTGTAGCAACCATTGCGTCAAGGCATGTAGACATGATCAAGATGATTTGCTGAAGCTCAACCAAGCATCAGAGAGGGTAAGAAAGATGATTTAAGGTGACTGCCTTTAAATGTGTCATGGTCATTGGTGCTggacaggctggtctgagttcTGGAAGCTGCTGATGTACTGTGATTTTCATGCACACCCATCTCTAAGGCTAATGGAAAATGATTAGATAAGAGTGAGAATCCGCTCGCTGGGCCAAGATGTTGTCAAAGTCTTGTTGATGGCAGGGGTCAGAGGAGAAAGACCAGACTGTTCCAACTGACAGAAAGATACAACCGAGGCATGCAGAGGAGTATCTTTGAAACACACAACAtgtcaaaccttgaagcagacGGGCTATAGCAGCAGGAGATCACAACAGCTAAGCAACTAAGGACAGGGAACTCAGGTTATaattcacacaggctcaccaaaactggacaacagaagattggaaaaatgttgcTTGGTCTGTTGGGTCTCGGTTCTTGCTATGACATTCAAATggtaaagtcagaattcagcaGAAATAGCATGAAAGTTTACCAGTCCACCAACAACCATGGAACGTTCAAGGTCACTTAAATCTTCTCCATccctcattctgatgctcagtttgagcTTTGTCTCGACCTTGTCTAAATCTACATGCATTGGTTTGCTGCTATGTAGCTGGCTCATAGACATctgcattaatgagcagttcAATAGGCGTACCTAATCATGTGGCCGGTGAGTGTATTTAAAATGGTACATGAACATTTAATAGCGAACAGAAGTACAGGGATCACCTCATCTGGCTGACATACCTGAGGAGGTATTGATACTGGAGCTGCTGTAACTGGTATAGATTGAGAGCGGTGAGCTCTTGCTGCCTCTTCAACCTCTCTTGATCACCATCACCCTGCATGACACAAGAATAAATCATAGCAGTTTAACAAGAAAATGATATTTACACAAACATGTGGTGGGTAAAGAGACTAAAAAGCTGAAGTCTTCCACCAGTTTGAAAAACTTTTCATTACTCCACAACGCTGCAGTTTCCACTGAAGACAGAGCGTTTTCTTAATTACAACCTGCATTGTGCGTATTTACTGTTAACCCTTAAATAACTACCAAGGCCTTTATTCAGTCAACTACAGAAGGAACCAGGATTTTATAAGacacagggttttttttaaaaggcagccCTTTGTTTCAGATTTGCTCTGGGAAGGAATAACTGTCAGATTGGACAAGGTGGATACTTAAGAATGACCACCCTTAGCTCCATTCAAGTTACTGCAAATGTACCTTGATTATCAAACTTTGACACAGCCTGGTTCAGATTGGATTTCATACAATCCAGATTAGTTGGCCAGCTTCTAGCTGGCAACTTTGCATTTCAATGTGATAGCaatttttattattcttattcttatttatgAGGCTGGTTACTGGAAAAATACGATAATACGATACAGTGAGTAACTGCTGCATATAAGCAGTTCAGTAAGCAACAACAATTAGCATTCAAGAATACTGATTACATATGAATTTAATGATTGAGAGGAAGAAGATAAGCTTTAATGTCTTCACTGTCTCTAACTTTGTTATTCTCTCACTAGATAAGTCAGTGGCTGAGCTATAATCAGTGAATAGATAAATGCACCAGCAGCATCGTGAACCTTGGACTAGATCACAGGTGAGGAAAAGCTGAATGGACTTACTTAAACAAAAGCTCAATTACTTTCAAATAGTttagtggttcccaacctggggtcctggCACCCCAgtaaagatctcaggggggctCTGTCAGCTCTGATGTGCATATATttcttaaaatatattttcaattttacagtgcttaacaaatttattagaccaccctaaccctaaccaaagtaaggtttatgccacagatGCCTtacattaacagcattggtaattatccaaataattttttatgtttctgcaatggtttatacaccaatatgtagaagctcttttaccgaaacaatatttttaatgctaaaatataattattattgttatccatgaattttcaaatttactgatttacaaaaaaactgaaaaatagtaaagtacattatgatttctttattaatatgtcaaattatagttatttacttgcattcctgaacagaaaaatgagttttagtggttgaatgttctgcttgattaatttctgacttctaagagaagcccagtgagccggctcagatttgggtgaattcagtttgaaattcctcattcctgttcataatggtaaaacatggagagctcactgaaaatgaaagagtccgcattaaagcacttcatgatgcacttctgagacaaatatgacaggtggtctaataaatttgttaagaactgtgtgtatatatatatatatatatatatattaatggAAACATAACAATGGTGTATTAGGGCCACCCTagcatattaaaaaaagaggatctgttcatttttgagaatgaatgaattttctgcgtttaaaagtttaaatttagaTATTACAGACATataaatttcaagttttaaaaataataaaataaaaaaagtgtaaagtcaaacatttacaagaaaccaaactgaaaatagtgGTTGACTTTCAACATTTCACCTTTATAATCTCCAAAATTCTTAGGTTTGGTTCACGCAcattgaagacattttttaaaatctgtttttttcttgtaaccTAACAACTTTAActtgaaaattgtattttttttcttgaaaatcacTACAtcgttttaaattttttttcttaagtggCTCTAATACAGCctcataataatggatagtttatacatagatcttttgtcaagaaGAAGTTTATGAAGGCCTACTAAGTCAGGGTAttcttaatcaaaacatttaaaactgatgATTCATTTTTCTAAGTGGGTCTAGAGGGGCTTAACTTTTGTAGGGAGGACCATAAAgagaaaaggttgggaaccacggTTCATTTGTCTTCTGAAATGCTACAAAATCTTATCACATAGACATTAAAATGGACCTTGGATGTTAAGTCAGTGAACTTTTATTTCCACTGACTTGACTATGGAAGGAGTAAAGTATGAAAGCTTTTCAGGATTTTACACCATGTTGGTATTTGAAAGTATATTGACTGGAATCCGTCTTCAATGTTTCTTTGATGCATAGCCACTTTCACAACTTTTGGAGGATACCACCTTGAGCTGTGACACATCAAGTGACTGAAGTGTGCATGGGGTCATAATAGCCTGATTTGGAAGATGAACCGACTATAATAATCTGGgttcatcaagatgtttctgtcatcacttaatgtctgtttttaaatgagctttgtgATTTGATGTCATGAAATTGTTGCTAGTAGTCCCTCCTCTTGTAATTTAATATCACTGGATGTCTCTTGTGGATCTCCACTCCAGCACAGCAGACTCACCTAAGTATGAGCGCAATGACACCTGTAACACTGAAAATGCACAGGTCTATTTTCATATGTgcatagagcataaatgagcctgaaCAGGTACCTTCTCCTGCccaatatgataaaaatgttttaaatcagcAGCTTTATACTAACTTGCCAGCTTTGAATATATccaaaacaacagataaatacTGGCTGCAACAGTGTTGCATGCCAAACTATTTGCAGATATAGCCTGTGTCACTAGGAAAAACATGGGCAGACACTGACATTCAACTGATGTAGCTCTGATCTAATTATTGGAGTTTGAGAGAGAAAGTAGTAACAAGAAAAGATGAACCTCTATATgaacacttaaaaaacaaaacaaaaaaacaaacaaacaaaaaaaaacacataagacATAAAACAATTGACTGTTTTAAGGATTCCTCTGAAAACACCTGACCAGTCAAAAAGTGGACTGGCACACCACCTACTGGTCATGTTTAGTAACGTGGACTAAAGCTAACAAGACAGGAAATGTGTGGACATAGGTCAACACACCTGTAGAGGAGGAGGTGCTGGGCCTGGAGTGAATGGTACCCTTCCCCATATCTTCATGATCTCTCCGAGTGCCTGAAACACTTCATCACAGCCTCTTTTCACTAACAGAGACATTGTGAAGTAACCAGCCTGGAACCACTCTGTCATCTCCTGGTTACTGAATGGACCTGACAGAGTGCAAAAATAGAGGTCAGAACATTCAGGGACAATACAAAAGCAGTTTGAAATCAAAGTCCAGTATTAAGGAACCTTTCCAGCATATGAGACCTTGTCTAATCTCACCCTGTATTTCCCCTTGGGGGTCTTTGTAGAACCACTTGAGAGCAGCCTCATGAGTGAGCGGCAGGCCTGCAAGTTTGGGCTTCTCTGAAGTCTTTATTGCAAGTCTGTCATCATCTACCACACCATCCTGCAGGTATGCTACCATCTTCTCTGCCTCCTGGGGAAAAGGTAACGGTAAAGTTACAGTTAAGGGGAACTCTCCAACCTAAAACAAAATTCCATAAATGCGACTCATTCACCTGCTCAAAGTGTTTCAACCCCTCATCTTCATCTGTGTCGTGTGGCACAGCGGTGGGCCTGCCAATAGGTGCCAACATAGTTGAAGGGAAGGGTAAAGGATTGTTTGTAATCAGCATAGGGACTTCCATGGACTTTGGCTGTGGTAGCTGGACGGTCGGCGATGGAGCAGATACTTCTGCAGTAAGAGGGGAAAGAATATGCACTACGAATCAGGAAGAATCCCATGCTGCAGGAGCTATCTAATTAGCAGTTAAGATTGAAGACTTGAGCCCTACCTGTTCGTGTGGTGGAAATGTGTGTCATGGGTAGGGACTCCAGCATGCTGTTTGACATGGGGATGTGCAGGGGGACTTTGCAGGGCTCTGGTGGGAGCTCCAGGGGTTGCTGTCTTTCAGCTGGCCTTTCAGAATCTTCTGTTCTGTTGGGCTGGCTCGGCGACAAGGACTGGGCAGGAGCTGGAGTTTCTGTGACTTGAGGAGCAACAGGTGCTGCAACAGCTGGAGCCTCCTCTGAGACTCTAAGTAGCtctaaataataaaacagaaaagacaaCAGTAAAGAGGATGCCATTAGGTTGCAGGGATTGGTTTCCCATTGGTGACATACAAGGAAAAATTACATAAAGATGCCAAAAGTTCAATTCTGATGTAATCCTTATCTGCAATTGGCAGCTAAATTTGAGAGCTGCCACGCTCTTAACTACTAACTAATGCCTGTATCACAAATCACTCTGTTTTGATTCCTTGATGtgtcagaataaaaataaaattttgtaaaataacaaacatgtgcccaggtaaaaaaacaaacaaacaaaaaaacaaaacaaaacaaacaaacaaaaaaaactgaccATAAGTTCAGGGAGGGAGGGAGCCATGGCAGTTTTTAGGGGCCTTTGTTTCTGTAGCTTATTTTAGGAATCAAAGCaccaaaatgccaaaaattaatTACTGTAGAAAATTCTTTAgtcaaacactttttttaaattcatgctCACTCAAAATTCATGAGACTGAAATCCATGACTGTGTGCCTGTCATTTCAAGCAGAATGAATGGGATTTGCTGCTTGCtgtctttaaataatttaaactcTGGAGCAAGGGAGGGTGGCTTATGGGAGAGTGAATGAAGAGAGGGAGCAGTGTTGTGAAAAACAGCACACATCAACTCAGAGAAATTAAAAAGTTTCTGAttcatttgttttctgattctGTAAGTCAAGTTataaacaaaaagacagaaatactCTGCAGAACCACCTCTGtaggttgtttgtttttctggttGTGAGTATTGGCTACTATTTCTTTTAATCTGGCACTGTTTTTGACTGAGGTCCCCAACCATGTCTAAACAGTGATGCTCTGTAACAACCCAAGCACATCAATTCAAAATATAAAGGAAATTTATATAAAGTGATCTTTGTGggcattaattaaaaaaagaggaaaaaactacTTTTGGTGAACATCCTACACATT from Cheilinus undulatus linkage group 13, ASM1832078v1, whole genome shotgun sequence includes:
- the gigyf2 gene encoding GRB10-interacting GYF protein 2 isoform X2, with the protein product MAETQTLNFGPEWLRALSGGGGGSSGGGSSCAVASPPLSPALPKYKLADYRYGREEMLALYVKDNKIPIDLHDKEFLPILQEEPLPPLALVSFTEEEQRNFSMSVNSAAVLRLTGRGGGPIAGAPRGRSTSRGRGRGRGDGGFYQRSFDDVEGFGRGGREMHRSQSWEERGDRRFEKPGRKDPDAAPGHFQMNHIRSNYEDVGTGLPRKHDFIRSESENWRSSRDDQNDGPRSAGWREHPDQRRRFPFDAREDERGYRRPRSGSGSLEDERDSLPEWCLEDADEEAGTFDSSGAFLSLKKASKEPILEEAELDFKPLEECEEGLEEEEEDSPPKETKETEPEAERKELLRVSEEAPAVAAPVAPQVTETPAPAQSLSPSQPNRTEDSERPAERQQPLELPPEPCKVPLHIPMSNSMLESLPMTHISTTRTEVSAPSPTVQLPQPKSMEVPMLITNNPLPFPSTMLAPIGRPTAVPHDTDEDEGLKHFEQEAEKMVAYLQDGVVDDDRLAIKTSEKPKLAGLPLTHEAALKWFYKDPQGEIQGPFSNQEMTEWFQAGYFTMSLLVKRGCDEVFQALGEIMKIWGRVPFTPGPAPPPLQGDGDQERLKRQQELTALNLYQLQQLQYQYLLRQQYAQALAQQKAAALNSAPLQQQQQHQQQINLLLQQYQALKMRASESLLPPVTRSLSVPDSGSVWEMQNPSSQASCTPNLQQSAPSTWDGSSVWDLPIDSMAQAPTIEQMQQFEKSKAAKLELERREAEMRAKREEEERKRLEEALRARQEEERKRLEEEELARQKQEEALRRQRELEEAQRRQKEEEERLAQEEALRRLEERRREEEERKKREEFLRKQEEERRKQEELEALRRREEEKRAEEEAAAAAAAAALAQQQEEEQKRRELEAQRQQELQRQRQQQQEALRRLQQQQQQQQLAQMKLPSSSKWGQQSANAINQNQNALSLAEIQKLEEERERQAREEQRRQQQELLKLQQQQALQQAQQPQAKLSGWGNVAKQPVITKSLLEIQREEAQLMKQRKDHQQQQPPQHPIISQQIRAQTRTTSLSNSVWGSVNTSPCTNWGSDSSSIWGDTHNSNMGFWDEAVKEAVQQPPPSRKGNMQKNNKGNANLSNSMSGRANKKVEEEEKLLKLFQGVSKSQQDTFMQWCEQTLHTLNTANNLDVPTFASFLKEVDSPYEVHDYVRAYLGDTPEAKDFAKQFLERRAKQNANQQKPAPQNQQQALKQQQQQQDSVWGGTGSSSLYQSNHTSGQQQQQQQRFETVTSGKKKKKQKMVRADPSLLGFSVNASSERLNMGEIETLEDF
- the gigyf2 gene encoding GRB10-interacting GYF protein 2 isoform X1, translated to MAETQTLNFGPEWLRALSGGGGGSSGGGSSCAVASPPLSPALPKYKLADYRYGREEMLALYVKDNKIPIDLHDKEFLPILQEEPLPPLALVSFTEEEQRNFSMSVNSAAVLRLTGRGGGPIAGAPRGRSTSRGRGRGRGDGGFYQRSFDDVEGFGRGGREMHRSQSWEERGDRRFEKPGRKDPDAAPGHFQMNHIRSNYEDVGTGLPRKHDFIRSESENWRSSRDDQNGEDDEGGWRLAGSRRDSDRWCPPSPDGPRSAGWREHPDQRRRFPFDAREDERGYRRPRSGSGSLEDERDSLPEWCLEDADEEAGTFDSSGAFLSLKKASKEPILEEAELDFKPLEECEEGLEEEEEDSPPKETKETEPEAERKELLRVSEEAPAVAAPVAPQVTETPAPAQSLSPSQPNRTEDSERPAERQQPLELPPEPCKVPLHIPMSNSMLESLPMTHISTTRTEVSAPSPTVQLPQPKSMEVPMLITNNPLPFPSTMLAPIGRPTAVPHDTDEDEGLKHFEQEAEKMVAYLQDGVVDDDRLAIKTSEKPKLAGLPLTHEAALKWFYKDPQGEIQGPFSNQEMTEWFQAGYFTMSLLVKRGCDEVFQALGEIMKIWGRVPFTPGPAPPPLQGDGDQERLKRQQELTALNLYQLQQLQYQYLLRQQYAQALAQQKAAALNSAPLQQQQQHQQQINLLLQQYQALKMRASESLLPPVTRSLSVPDSGSVWEMQNPSSQASCTPNLQQSAPSTWDGSSVWDLPIDSMAQAPTIEQMQQFEKSKAAKLELERREAEMRAKREEEERKRLEEALRARQEEERKRLEEEELARQKQEEALRRQRELEEAQRRQKEEEERLAQEEALRRLEERRREEEERKKREEFLRKQEEERRKQEELEALRRREEEKRAEEEAAAAAAAAALAQQQEEEQKRRELEAQRQQELQRQRQQQQEALRRLQQQQQQQQLAQMKLPSSSKWGQQSANAINQNQNALSLAEIQKLEEERERQAREEQRRQQQELLKLQQQQALQQAQQPQAKLSGWGNVAKQPVITKSLLEIQREEAQLMKQRKDHQQQQPPQHPIISQQIRAQTRTTSLSNSVWGSVNTSPCTNWGSDSSSIWGDTHNSNMGFWDEAVKEAVQQPPPSRKGNMQKNNKGNANLSNSMSGRANKKVEEEEKLLKLFQGVSKSQQDTFMQWCEQTLHTLNTANNLDVPTFASFLKEVDSPYEVHDYVRAYLGDTPEAKDFAKQFLERRAKQNANQQKPAPQNQQQALKQQQQQQDSVWGGTGSSSLYQSNHTSGQQQQQQQRFETVTSGKKKKKQKMVRADPSLLGFSVNASSERLNMGEIETLEDF